The following are from one region of the Bactrocera oleae isolate idBacOlea1 chromosome 6, idBacOlea1, whole genome shotgun sequence genome:
- the LOC106617949 gene encoding transcriptional regulator ATRX homolog, with amino-acid sequence MSSYRPRRTRIYGANYDMGESSYKKLLESIDNKRGVGRSSDSHVPLARETSLPPKVTFLQDEDDFDREKYRASLRAKLQLDDEDSDLFGSTLKQSKLRLAERSRYLDNEDEDILGSTYKPLKLKGLDESNAVESSLKSSLKYRASAEPFESTLKSLKLNGTDESGFGESIKHRALKAIERTGKARSILDDLDDQEASSFSSRRIKIRSENVIMGDTSTTTEASSRMKATKARLADLESEMSSISEKQSERERRKNNLRKLLNESESDTFKAIEM; translated from the exons ATGTCTAGTTATCGCCCACGAAGAACTCGCATTTATGGCGCCAATTACGATATGGGTGAAAGCTCCTACAAAAAGTTACTGGAAAGCATAGACAATAAAAGAGGCGTCGGCCG GAGCTCAGATTCACATGTTCCTTTGGCTCGTGAAACCAGCTTACCACCGAAAGTGACCTTTTTGCAAGATGAGGACGACTTTGATCGCGAAAAATATAGAGCCTCACTAAGAGCCAAACTGCAGCTCGATGATGAGG ATTCCGATCTTTTTGGCTCCACACTCAAGCAATCAAAGTTGAGACTTGCAGAAAGAAGTAGATATCTGGATAATGAAG ATGAAGACATTTTGGGCTCTACCTACAAACCATTGAAATTGAAGGGCTTAGATGAATCCAATGCTGTAGAATCTTCACTGAAATCGTCATTGAAATATAGAGCTTCAGCAGAGCCATTCGAATCAACTTTGAAGTCATTGAAATTGAATGGTACAGATGAGTCAGGATTCGGTGAAAGCATAAAACATAGAGCATTAAAAGCTATCGAAAGAACCGGCAAAGCGAGGTCTATCTTGGACGACTTAGATGATCAG GAGGCGAGTTCATTTTCTTCCAGACGTATTAAAATCAGAAGTGAGAACGTCATAATGGGTGATACCAGTACCACAACCGAAGCTTCCTCACGCATGAAAGCTACCAAAGCTCGCCTAGCTGATCTCGAATCGGAAATGTCGTCGATTAGTGAAAAACAAAGTGAACGGGAAAggcgtaaaaataatttaagaaaattattgaaTGAAAGCGAATCTGATACTTTTAAGGCCATAGAAATGTAA